Proteins encoded in a region of the Oscillospiraceae bacterium MB24-C1 genome:
- a CDS encoding class I SAM-dependent methyltransferase translates to MSVKLSGVMETLLITLYIRAKDAMSDVPVINDKKAAEMVRKIDYDFKKFESGEMSYYGVLARAKIMDERVKRFIDLNPDCVIVSVGCGLDTRFSRVDNGKIRWYNLDFPEVIEQRKLFFQPHPRVTDIAKSALDPSWTQAVKTKGQPLLIISEGMLMYLQESEVVQLLGILTDGFDHFEAHLDLLYKGLVKKAGMHDTLKNTNAQFNWGVKDGSEVVKLCPVIKQVGLINFTDEMKHLLPGIKKLFTPVMYITNNRLGIYTYRKGA, encoded by the coding sequence ATGTCAGTAAAATTGAGCGGCGTCATGGAAACGCTACTGATAACGCTTTATATCAGGGCTAAAGATGCCATGAGCGACGTGCCTGTAATCAACGATAAAAAAGCCGCGGAGATGGTGCGGAAAATTGACTACGACTTTAAAAAATTTGAGAGTGGTGAGATGTCTTATTACGGTGTTTTGGCACGTGCAAAAATTATGGACGAACGGGTAAAGCGTTTTATCGACCTAAATCCGGACTGCGTTATTGTTTCGGTCGGCTGTGGTCTGGATACGCGGTTCTCGAGGGTGGATAACGGCAAAATTCGGTGGTATAATCTTGATTTTCCAGAGGTCATCGAACAGCGAAAGCTCTTTTTTCAACCGCATCCCCGCGTTACGGATATTGCAAAATCTGCACTGGACCCCAGTTGGACGCAGGCGGTTAAAACAAAGGGGCAGCCGCTGCTGATTATCTCGGAGGGAATGCTGATGTACCTTCAGGAAAGCGAAGTGGTGCAGCTTCTTGGGATATTGACTGACGGATTCGACCATTTTGAGGCGCATCTTGACCTGTTGTACAAAGGGCTTGTTAAGAAGGCGGGCATGCACGATACACTTAAAAATACCAATGCTCAGTTTAACTGGGGGGTCAAAGACGGCAGCGAGGTGGTGAAGCTTTGCCCCGTAATAAAGCAAGTTGGGCTAATCAACTTCACTGATGAAATGAAGCATTTGCTGCCGGGAATAAAAAAGCTTTTTACCCCCGTTATGTACATAACCAATAACAGACTGGGTATATATACGTACCGCAAAGGCGCGTAA
- a CDS encoding methylated-DNA--[protein]-cysteine S-methyltransferase encodes MTLYAFYPFEFGLLKIGYSDGTVVSLNRVMQPDAEHLPCPLTENVFAQIVEYLAGQRKNFDFPYILYGTPFQKKVWRALCDIPYGETRSYKQLAEAVDNPNACRAVGMANHRNPMMIVVPCHRVVGASGKLTGYTGGLEMKAALLKLEHGATAQ; translated from the coding sequence ATGACATTATACGCTTTCTACCCGTTTGAATTCGGCTTATTGAAGATCGGCTATAGCGATGGCACTGTCGTCTCGCTCAACCGGGTAATGCAGCCGGATGCTGAGCACCTGCCCTGCCCGTTGACCGAGAATGTCTTTGCGCAGATCGTCGAATATCTGGCGGGACAGCGGAAAAACTTTGATTTCCCATACATATTGTATGGCACACCGTTTCAAAAAAAGGTCTGGCGGGCGCTTTGTGATATTCCCTACGGCGAAACCCGCAGCTACAAGCAGCTCGCAGAAGCAGTGGATAATCCGAATGCTTGCCGCGCCGTCGGCATGGCAAACCACCGCAACCCGATGATGATTGTTGTGCCCTGTCATCGGGTGGTAGGTGCAAGCGGAAAACTGACCGGATACACAGGTGGACTGGAGATGAAAGCGGCTCTGCTGAAGCTGGAACACGGTGCCACAGCGCAATAA